A section of the Epinephelus moara isolate mb chromosome 3, YSFRI_EMoa_1.0, whole genome shotgun sequence genome encodes:
- the LOC126387956 gene encoding protocadherin alpha-C2-like: protein MMMLVIAPLRTRFIAAVFTFIALWGCALSITRYSIPEEMEEGSFVANLATDLGLDVRSLVERRAKLDVIHSKNYLDINKETGELVIREKIDRESICMTKTTSCFLKMDVILENPIRIFNIELEIMDINDNAPVFRRKTMHLDISEATPPGERFSLTNAVDADVGANSIKTYYLSESKYFNIDIQTGSDGSKYVDLVLNGQLDREEHSIHNLILTAVDGGVPPRSGTASIIINVLDINDNAPLFSQPVYAVNVSENSAAGTVVMTLNATDLDEGTNAQLIYSYTLYTSEKTQELFSLDPSSGEIKVKGVIDYEESQRFEMHIQAQDRGANPKSGHCKVTVYVTDLNDNYPEVTIKSVKSALTEDASVGTLIAVVSVSDRDSGVNGQVELTLNRQESLPFRLNKSSEGYFELLVSKPLDREIISKYDITLRVTDKGSPPLSENETITLEILDVNDNAPTFPQSFYTIHVVENNLPGALLTSLSAFDPDLNENQYLVYFIMEKEIVNTSMSMLFSINPENGDLYALKTFDYERERDFLFHIEARDSGVPPLSSNVTVHIIILDQNDNTPLIVSPWRAQGSVVEEVIPRSTDKGHLIAKVIAIDADSEQNARVTYQLLQISDSTLFSLDQYNGEIRTTRMFSYRDPRQQRLVIVAKDNGQPALSATVTIKISTVEHVMSFSETTELPLEYDVFTDLNLYLVIGLGAVSFLLLITILVIIVLKCQKPKPKAIKIPPANRNSVISRNSVISQRSSTIADSTLISSDAYWYSLFLAETRKGKVVVRQPIIPKGAGYFVSSIPRSIGPSETTDSRASTLEYSK, encoded by the exons ATGATGATGCTTGTGATTGCACCCTTACGGACACGTTTTATCGCggctgttttcacattcattgCACTATGGGGATGTGCGCTCTCCATCACTCGGTACTCTATTCCGGAGGAGATGGAAGAGGGCTCCTTTGTTGCCAATCTGGCCacagatttgggtctggatgtTCGCAGTTTGGTGGAGCGCAGAGCCAAGCTCGATGTCATTCACAGTAAGAATTACCTTGACATTAACAAAGAAACGGGGGAGCTGGTAATCCGCGAGAAGATAGACCGGGAGAGCATATGCATGACTAAAACAACCTCGTGCTTTCTGAAAATGGATGTCATACTTGAAAACCCCATTCGCATTTTTAATATCGAGTTAGAGATCATGGACATCAATGACAACGCGCCCGTGTTCCGCAGAAAGACAATGCACTTGGACATATCGGAGGCAACCCCTCCCGGTGAGAGATTTTCATTGACAAATGCTGTGGATGCGGATGTGGGGGCGAACTCTATCAAGACGTACTATCTCAGCGAAAGCAAATACTTCAACATTGATATACAAACTGGCAGCGATGGCTCCAAATATGTCGATTTAGTACTGAACGGTCAATTGGACCGGGAGGAGCATTCAATCCATAATTTGATTTTAACCGCTGTGGATGGAGGGGTGCCTCCCCGCTCCGGCACAGCCAGCATCATTATTAATGTCTTGGATATCAATGACAACGCCCCCCTGTTCAGTCAGCCGGTTTATGCAGTCAACGTCTCAGAGAACTCGGCTGCAGGGACAGTGGTCATGACCTTAAACGCAACAGACTTGGATGAAGGCACGAATGCTCAGCTGATATATTCATATACGCTGTACACCTCAGAGAAGACTCAAGAGCTCTTCTCACTTGATCCAAGCTCAGGTGAGATCAAGGTGAAGGGGGTGATCGACTATGAGGAGAGTCAGAGATTTGAGATGCACATACAGGCTCAGGACAGAGGGGCCAACCCGAAGTCTGGACACTGTAAAGTCACTGTGTACGTCACAGATCTGAATGATAACTACCCCGAAGTGACCATCAAGTCTGTGAAAAGTGCACTGACAGAGGATGCCTCTGTGGGGACGCTGATTGCTGTGGTCAGCGTCAGTGACAGGGACTCTGGTGTCAACGGGCAAGTAGAGCTCACTTTGAACCGCCAAGAATCTTTGCCTTTCCGGCTAAACAAATCCTCAGAGGGTTACTTTGAGCTGCTGGTTTCAAAGCCACTGGATAGAGAGATAATAAGCAAATATGACATCACACTGAGGGTGACAGACAAAGGGTCACCGCCCCTATCTGAAAACGAAACCATCACTTTAGAGATTCTGGATGTCAATGACAATGCACCCACGTTCCCCCAGTCCTTCTACACAATCCATGTGGTGGAGAATAATCTCCCAGGGGCGTTATTGACATCTCTTAGTGCGTTTGACCCAGATCTCAATGAGAACCAGTACTTGGTTTATTTCATAATGGAGAAGGAGATTGTTAACACGTCTATGTCAATGCTGTTCTCCATCAACCCTGAGAATGGTGATCTCTATGCCCTGAAGACCTTTGactatgagagagagagggatttCCTTTTCCACATCGAGGCGAGAGACTCTGGTGTTCCCCCGCTGAGCAGCAATGTGACAGTTCACATCATCATCCTGGACCAAAATGACAACACTCCTCTCATTGTGTCACCTTGGCGGGCGCAGGGCTCCGTGGTAGAGGAGGTGATACCAAGGTCTACAGATAAGGGGCACTTGATTGCCAAGGTGATCGCCATCGATGCAGATTCAGAGCAGAACGCCAGGGTCACGTATCAGCTCTTGCAGATCAGCGACTCAACCCTCTTCAGCCTGGATCAGTATAACGGTGAAATCCGGACGACAAGGATGTTCAGTTACAGAGACCCAAGACAACAGCGGCTGGTGATTGTTGCCAAAGACAATGGCCAGCCTGCTCTATCTGCCACTGTCACCATCAAGATATCAACAGTGGAACATGTCATGTCCTTTTCAGAGACCACAGAGCTGCCGCTAGAGTATGACGTCTTCACAGACCTGAACCTGTACTTAGTCATCGGTTTAGGGGCTGTGTCATTCCTGCTCCTGATAACCATCTTGGTTATTATTGTGCTGAAGTGTCAAAAACCAAAGCCAAAGGCCATCAAGATCCCCCCGGCCAACAGAAACAGTGTGATCAGCAGGAACAGCGTGATCAGCCAGAGAAGCTCCACCATCGCAGATTCCACCCTGATCTCCAGCGATGCCTACTGGTACAGTTTGTTCCTCGCAGAGACCAGGAAGGGCAAAGTGGTCGTGAGACAGCCGATAATCCCCAAAGGAGCAGGGTATTTTGTGTCCAGTATACCCAGGAGCATAGGGCCGAGTGAGACCACAGACTCCAGAGCATCCACACTGGAG TACTCAAAATGA
- the LOC126387955 gene encoding protocadherin beta-15-like — MDTRGEKKRLYCGKWHVVCHFALFICFLDAVRGQIRYSIPEELEHGAFVGNIAEDLGLDLGKLSARRFRIVSGAKKQYVEVNLENGVLFVNERIDREELCEQSLSCSFHLQVVIENPLELYRVEMEILDVNDNSPSFPWTEFNLDISESAAPGSRFPLESAQDLDVGSNSLRTYLLSVNDHFLLDIQTRSDGSKFAELVLQNPLDREQQSAHQMVLTAVDGGAPERSGTAQIDITVLDANDNAPVFDQSFYRVRLAENAPKGTVVIKLNASDLDEGPNADITYSFSGHAPIKVRQLFSVDSRTGEIKVKGVIDYEKSRMHEIYVQAKDKGPSAVAVHCKVLVNVLDKNDNLPEVILTSVSTPVQEDAPPGTVIAVISVMDKDSGENGNVDCEIPHHVPFQLHSSFKNYYTLVTCDFLDREAVAEYNITLTARDMGSPPLFTRKTILVQVSDVNDNAPRFKQPSYTVYLTENNAPGASVCSVTALDPDSGQNAYLSYSILEGDIQGMPVSTYVSINSDNGNIYALRSFDHEQLKNFQITVQAQDAGFPPLNSNVSVTIFILDQNDNAPVIVSPVAQNGTAPSEAVPRSVDAGYLVTKISAVDADAGQNSRLFYQMLQATDPSLFSIALYTGEIRTIRQLVEKEPTRHRLVILVKDNGQPPLSATVSIILSVVDSLPDSQPDLGDLSLSPHHSSNFTLYLIVSLGAISFTFLVAIIVLVAVRRLKGRPSSRESNFPSIGGCCCCCSRSEASTTTEVFKKSNLNVRMSSGASGCAEANSNGTLPQVYCYKMCLTPESSKSDFMFLKPCSPVMSVQQNNAKSTDYLTSGWSALDRNELANNRAATPNELRYSNKDWTWTKNQRNSAYKRYSSANMEGTLTRQQKYDDHGFSCSVAPQYWTWGNHMNDCKMSLQEGTVPHYSWTPKYTQPHSEPPDYQHNVYIPGTTSDYSTLKLSPRGELDVYNTFSTFGKKKKFISSYEQSFDNDDGLISNDIYK, encoded by the exons ATGGACACACGCggagagaagaaaagactgTACTGTGGGAAATGGCACGTAGTTTGCCATTTTGCGTTGTTCATTTGTTTCTTGGATGCAGTCCGGGGACAGATTCGTTACTCGATCCCTGAGGAACTGGAGCATGGAGCTTTTGTTGGCAATATAGCAGAGGACCTGGGCTTGGATTTGGGAAAGCTCTCTGCGCGCAGGTTCCGGATAGTCTCAGGTGCCAAGAAGCAGTATGTGGAGGTAAATTTAGAAAACGGAGTTTTATTTGTCAATGAAAGAATTGATCGGGAAGAACTATGCGAGCAGAGTTTGTCCTGTTCTTTTCACTTGCAAGTGGTCATTGAAAACCCTCTGGAGCTGTACAGGGTGGAGATGGAGATCTTGGATGTGAACGATAACTCTCCTAGTTTTCCGTGGACCGAGTTTAATTTGGACATATCGGAGTCCGCTGCGCCAGGATCCCGTTTCCCACTTGAGAGCGCACAGGACTTAGACGTCGGGTCCAACTCGCTCCGCACTTATTTGCTAAGTGTAAATGATCATTTCCTTCTGGATATACAGACGCGCAGTGATGGCAGTAAATTCGCAGAGCTGGTCCTTCAAAACCCACtggacagagagcagcagagcgcgCATCAAATGGTCCTGACAGCGGTGGATGGAGGCGCGCCAGAGAGATCCGGCACTGCGCAAATTGATATCACCGTTTTGGATGCAAATGATAACGCGCCTGTGTTTGATCAGTCATTTTACAGAGTGAGGCTGGCTGAAAACGCACCCAAGGGCACAGTTGTCATAAAACTCAATGCGTCCGACTTAGATGAAGGTCCCAATGCTGACATCACCTATTCATTCAGTGGCCACGCGCCCATCAAAGTGCGCCAGCTTTTCAGCGTGGACTCGCGCACAGGGGAAATCAAAGTTAAAGGAGTGATAGATTATGAAAAGTCCAGGATGCATGAAATTTATGTACAAGCAAAAGATAAAGGCCCCTCTGCTGTAGCAGTTCACTGTAAAGTGCTGGTGAACGTTTTAGATAAAAATGACAACCTTCCAGAGGTGATTTTAACATCAGTGTCCACACCTGTGCAGGAGGACGCACCACCGGGAACGGTGATAGCCGTCATCAGCGTGATGGACAAAGACTCGGGTGAAAATGGGAATGTGGACTGTGAGATCCCCCATCACGTCCCATTCCAGCTCCACTCATCCTTTAAGAACTATTATACATTAGTAACGTGTGATTTTCTGGACAGAGAGGCGGTCGCAGAGTACAACATCACCCTTACTGCGCGAGATATGGGCTCCCCACCTTTATTCACAAGGAAAACTATTTTGGTCCAAGTGTCTGATGTGAATGATAACGCGCCCCGCTTCAAGCAGCCCTCCTATACGGTGTATCTGACTGAGAACAATGCGCCGGGAGCATCTGTTTGCTCTGTGACTGCACTGGATCCAGATTCTGGTCAAAACGCATACCTCTCCTATTCTATACTGGAAGGTGACATACAGGGAATGCCCGTGTCCACATACGTGTCCATAAACTCGGACAACGGGAACATTTACGCACTGCGATCCTTCGACCACGAACAACTTAAAAACTTTCAGATCACAGTTCAGGCTCAAGACGCAGGGTTCCCACCTCTGAACAGCAACGTGTCAGtgactatttttattttggatCAAAACGACAATGCACCTGTAATTGTTTCACCGGTTGCGCAAAACGGCACCGCGCCCAGCGAAGCGGTGCCCAGATCAGTTGACGCCGGTTACCTTGTCACCAAAATCAGCGCGGTGGACGCAGACGCAGGTCAGAACTCGCGTCTTTTTTATCAGATGCTCCAAGCAACAGACCCGAGCTTGTTCAGCATCGCTCTATACACAGGCGAGATCAGGACGATACGCCAGTTGGTGGAGAAAGAACCCACGAGGCACAGATTGGTCATTCTTGTGAAGGACAATGGTCAGCCGCCCCTCTCGGCCACTGTTTCCATCATTCTGTCAGTGGTTGACAGCCTGCCAGATTCGCAGCCCGATTTGGGTGACCTGTCACTAAGCCCACATCACAGCTCCAACTTCACCCTGTACTTAATCGTGTCTCTGGGCGCAATCTCCTTCACATTCCTGGTGGCTATTATCGTCCTGGTTGCAGTGCGGAGACTGAAGGGCAGGCCGTCCAGCAGAGAGTCCAACTTCCCCTCCATCGGCgggtgttgctgctgctgctcccgctCAGAAGCATCCACCACCACAGAGGTGTTCAAAAAGTCCAACTTAAATGTTCGGATGTCTTCAGGCGCGTCCGGCTGCGCGGAGGCAAACAGCAACGGGACGCTCCCTCAGGTCTATTGCTACAAAATGTGTCTGACACCGGAGTCGTCCAAAAGTGACTTCATGTTCCTTAAGCCTTGCAGCCCGGTAATGTCAGTTCAGCAGAATAATGCCAAGAGCACAGATTACCTCACCTCTGGCTGGAGCGCACTGGACCGTAATGAACTGGCCAACAACAGAGCAGCGACCCCAAACGAG CTTAGGTATTCAAACAAGGACTGGACCTGGACCAAGAACCAGCGCAACTCAGCATACAAGAG ATACAGTTCAGCTAATATGGAGGGCACTCTTACTCGTCAACAAAAATATGATGACCATGGGTTTTCCTGCTCTGTGGCACCACAGTACTGGACCTGGGGAAACCATATGAACG ACTGCAAGATGTCTCTTCAAGAGGGAACAGTTCCTCACTACTCATGGACCCCAAAGTACACTCAGCCTCATTCTGAACCACCAGACTACCAGCACAATGTGTACATACCTGGCACCACGTCTGACTACAGCACTCTGAAGCTGTCACCCAGAGGAGAGCTGGATGTGTACAACACTTTCTCTActtttggaaagaaaaaaaaattcatctcCAGCTACGAACAATCTTTTGACAATGACGATGGTCTCATAAGTAATGACATCTACAAATGA